Genomic DNA from uncultured Acetobacterium sp.:
TGATGTCGCCTTCCATCATAAAAATAATCTTATCGGCATTTTTGATGGTAAACAGCCGATGGGCAATAATAAAGGTCGTTCGTCCCTTCATCATCGCTTCCATGGCCTGGGTAATCAGTATTTCGGTCCGGGTATCCACCGACGAGGTCGCCTCATCCAGAATTAATACCTTGGGATCGGCAATAATGGTTCGGGCAATGGCCAGCAGCTGGCATTCCCCTTCGGACAGGGTAGTGAAATCACCGCCAATCCGGGTTTCATAACCCAGTGGCAGTTTTCTGATAAATTCGTCGCATTGAGCCTTTTTAGCGGCAGCGATGACATCTTCCCGGGTTGCCCCGTTTTTGCCATAAGCAATATTTTCTTCGATGGTACCATCAAACAGCCAGGTATCCTGGAGTACCATCCCAAAAGCATTTCTCAAGTTAGGCTTAGTGAGGTTTTTCACATTCAGACCTTCCAGCATAATACTTCCCTGGTTAATTTCATAAAAACGCATCAGCAGGTTAACCAGGGTTGTCTTACCAGCGCCACTGGGTCCAACCACCGCTAGAATTTCTCCCGGCTCGGCCGTTAAAGATACATCATGAAATAAGGTTCGTTCGGGAATATAACCAAACTCGACATGATTAAATTCAATACTGCCTTTGGCGTTGGCAACATCCAACACCTCGGTGCCTGCGTCTGGCAGTTCCTCTTCCCGATCCAGAAATTCAAAGATCCGTTCGGCCGCTGCTGCTCCGGACTGGATGAAGTTCAGATTATTGGAAATCAAGGCCGTGGGGCTGGCAATATTATTGGCGTAGATGAGAAATGCCTGAATCCCCCCGATGGTCAGGGTTCCGGTAATAACAAAAATACCACCCACCACACAGATGCCAATATAGGCAATATTATTAATCAGCTTCATCAATGGTGCGCTCAATCCTGAATAGAACCGCGAGCTCAGATATGATTTAAAGAACCGCTGATTGATATCATCAAATTTTTCCGCTGATTTTGCTTCATTATTAAAGGACTTGACAATTAAATGGCCATCATAGACTTCTTCAATCAATCCATTCAAGGCGCCCAATTCCTTCTGTTGTCTTCTGAAAAGCACCTGGGTCTTTTTGGTGATCAGTTTCATTACAAAATAAGAAAGCGGAATGGCAACAAAGAAGATCAGACTCAGTTGCACATTTAACACCAGCATCATGATAATAATACCAATAATACTGGTTGCCTGAACCAGGATCTGGGTCAGATTACTTTCCAGTGCTCCTGAAAGGGTAGTGGCATCATTGGTAACCCGGGAAAGAAGATCTCCCCGTTCACTTTGATCCAACACATTCAGAGTCAGTTTATTCAGTTTTTCCTGAATATCTGTCCGTAGTCGTTTAATCGCCAATTGGGAAAGATAGGTGGTTCGCATGGTGGCGTAATAGGCAAACCCGGCACTTAAGACATAAAGAACAGCTAGGATGATCAGTTGCTGCCCGATATAACCAAAGTCAATATCCGTATTTTGAGCAATACTGTTCGCAATGCTATCGGTCACATCTTTGGTGACAACCGGTGCAAAAATCGCAAAGATGGTACTGGCAACCAAAGCAACGGCGACAAAAAAGATCACATGTCGTTTATCCTTTAAATAATGACTGAGCCGCTTACCAATGGCGCCAAAACTATATTTTCTTTTTTTAGCTTTCACAGTGATTCCTCCTTCCCATCGTTATAGGATTGGGATTTCAGAATTTCCTGATAAACCAGGCAATCGCGGACCAGATCTTCATGTTTGCCCTGGCCGACGATGGCGCCATTATCTAAAACCAGAATGCGATCAGCATGTTTAATCGTGCTGATTCGCTGGGCGATAATTAACACCGTTTTATCCCCGAATTTTTCACGAATGGCTTTGCGAACCAGTGAGTCGGTTTTAAAATCAAGTGCTGAAAAACAGTCATCAAAGATCGTGATCGGCGCTTTTTTGACCGCTGCTCTGGCAATACTGAGCCGCTGACGCTGTCCCCCCGAAAGATCTTTGCCGCCTTGAGAAATCGTGCTGCCCAGTTGTCCCTCCCGCTCATTAACAAAGTCAAGTGCCTGAGCAATGGATAGGGCTTCGGTTACTTCTGCTTCAGTGGCTTGATCCTTGCCCACCCGGATATTTTCCAGCACGGTTCCGCTGAATAACACCGATTCCTGAGGCGCATAGGCAATGATGCTTCTTAAATCATGCTGGGTACAATCCCGAATATCAACGCCATCAATCACAATGGCACCGTCACTAACCTCGTAGAGCCGCATAATCAGGTTCACCAGGGTCGTTTTCCCGGAGCCGGTAGCCCCGACGATGGCGGTGATTTTTCCCGGTTCTGCCACAAAATTCAAACGATCCAAGACATTGATTTCGGCACCGGTATAACCAAAAGACACATCTTTAAATTCAATGCGTCCCTTGATG
This window encodes:
- a CDS encoding ABC transporter ATP-binding protein, coding for MKAKKRKYSFGAIGKRLSHYLKDKRHVIFFVAVALVASTIFAIFAPVVTKDVTDSIANSIAQNTDIDFGYIGQQLIILAVLYVLSAGFAYYATMRTTYLSQLAIKRLRTDIQEKLNKLTLNVLDQSERGDLLSRVTNDATTLSGALESNLTQILVQATSIIGIIIMMLVLNVQLSLIFFVAIPLSYFVMKLITKKTQVLFRRQQKELGALNGLIEEVYDGHLIVKSFNNEAKSAEKFDDINQRFFKSYLSSRFYSGLSAPLMKLINNIAYIGICVVGGIFVITGTLTIGGIQAFLIYANNIASPTALISNNLNFIQSGAAAAERIFEFLDREEELPDAGTEVLDVANAKGSIEFNHVEFGYIPERTLFHDVSLTAEPGEILAVVGPSGAGKTTLVNLLMRFYEINQGSIMLEGLNVKNLTKPNLRNAFGMVLQDTWLFDGTIEENIAYGKNGATREDVIAAAKKAQCDEFIRKLPLGYETRIGGDFTTLSEGECQLLAIARTIIADPKVLILDEATSSVDTRTEILITQAMEAMMKGRTTFIIAHRLFTIKNADKIIFMMEGDIKEVGSHAELMKLGGLYANLYLSASDN